In the Besnoitia besnoiti strain Bb-Ger1 chromosome IX, whole genome shotgun sequence genome, AGTTGTCAAGAACACGTGATCGAACCGCAGTTTATCACTAGCGCAGCCATACCGAGGCTTTCAGTTCGAGGGCAGGGAGTCTCCGATTCAAACACAGAGAACTCGGAATCGAGGCCTTTCGCAGAGATGGACTCTCGTGCAACCGTTCATCCCGCTGCAGCCGTGGCACTGCTGCTTCATAGAGTGTTAGATCGACcggaaaacgcagagaggTCACCTTACTTCCGGCCCAGTCCGGCCTGTGGTTTAGTGGGCTGGAGTGCTGGCTCCCACAAAACAACTCAGCTGTCGCCGTTGTTAATTAGGAAAGACCTCTGCTGAGATTCCGCGTCATCCATGTGTAGAAACAGGCTTCTAAGCGGCAATATCATTGTGGGGGCAGAAACCCCGTACTCTCACAACGAACGCCACCGAGATGTCCCTTCAGTATGCTGGCGCTTGCAGGTGGACACACTGAGAAAATACAATGCACACGTCCAGGCTCGCTGTGTTCAACCATCCTGCGATATTTCTGCTTTAATTGCTTTGCCTTTTCTTCGGGGTAGTCCAGGCTGTCGTCGGAGTGCCGAGGCATCAGCTGTtagcgcagcgcgcgagaaacGCCGGTCAACGACTCGCACGGGACGGTACAGGAGACAGCCTTGGTCGACCGCTGTGTGTGTAGAGGAACAGGACGGCGTTGTTAACATCAGGTTTTCCGCAGGCTTGCGAGCAGAATCGTGACAGAAGCAAAGCGAGACTCTCAGAATTGTGGGTCGATATTACTCGTGGAGTGAAACAGTCACGTACAGCCACAGTGTCTAAACTCACCGGTCAAATCTCATCGCGTGCAAGCAACAATCTGGGACGCCAGAGGGCAGAAAGGAGAACTGTCGAGCAGCGCCACTCTGCTTGGGCTTTCACCTTCGAGCGGCTGACCGAGCTGTGCCCTTCCGATGACTAAAGCCTGTCGTCTCTCAAAAAGGGCCGCGGCACCTGACTAGTAGGAGAAGTCCTTTCTACTTGGCGCGTTGTGACACCACGGTCTCGTCCGCACACCTCTGGACAGGTGAAGTGTGACGCTCGCCGTTGCACACAATCTTCCGTCGACTCGCAACACTTCTTTGCGTGTGGGAGTATGATTTTACGAACCAAAAGACTGATCAAACGCAACAGCGGGCTGGAACGCGGATTTGGGACCCGCCTTCCGGCGCGCTGACCGGTAGCGCGCCTGGGAGGTTTTTGCTTGAGTCGTGGTGTGAAGCACATAGAGAGGTTAACCGAAGGTCCGGTGAGTAGCAGAGTCATCTTTTCGGCGTATCGATTAATACTTTTGAGGAGATCGCACACAGTATTTTGTGCTCGCTACAATGGTTTAGCCTATCTCACAGTTCGCTCGTTTTATGCAGAATCTAGGCATTGTCTTCCCCCTCTGAAACCGGCAACACTGCGGCCAGGGTTGGTTACCTCAGTCTGTTGTTTGGCACTTGACTTATTCGCTCTTGCATTAACAGCGTTCTTCGTTGATATCACAGAGACTTCCAGGTTCGTGCTGCTTTCGCCCAAAATATTTGTACAGAGGTATTCATATTACTTTAAACTATATTGCATTGACTGTGCTTTCGGCTAATTGGGTTTCGTGTTTTCCTCCATTTTTTGGCTGACCACCGAGGCTGTACCTCGTAGATTTACTATCGGCGCCAACACATTGGCCAAAAGCTGGCGTCCTCGTGCGTTCACCCGACGAATTCGCTGCGCTAACTATCGTAGAGGGTCTGCCGGTTCGTGCGTTGAAGAGTGCATTTCGTATATAAGAAAATGCCGCTCTCCATTTTCGTCCGCTCAGCTGGGAGCCGGGCTTATCAGCAGCACGCTCCTATGCGAGCGGGAATCGCTGCTGCTTCCCGGTTTTCCTCTCGTTTCTCGATGCCTGAGGAAGAGACTcggcctgcgcaggaggcgagaTGCTTGCCCTTTAATTCGGTACTCAGGTCTCCCGAGCTCTGCCAGCTTCAACTGGCAAACCAGAGGAGCGGGGGTTTGCTGCCTTGCCTTGGCGAGTTTGCCATTGCGCGATGGGCATCTGCACCCAAATGCTCTTTTTCCGCCGAGAGTTCTGTTTCATCGGCGACGAACGTGTCCGCGACGAGCCCTCCCCAATTTGTTCCAAAGCCCAGGCATGTGTCTCTTGCACCAGACCATAAATACATGAAAGCGGACCTTATTTGCGGGGGACTGTTTGCGGTTATCACGTTGAACAGACCCGAAGCGAAGAATGCGCTGAATCAACAGGCCCTTGAGGAATTTGAGAGGTGTCTAAACCTCGTAGATGCCCACGCAGAAAACGAACCCGACTTCCGTGCATTGCTAATCCGTTCAGGCGTCGCGGGAGTAttctgcgcgggcgccgacttGAAGGAACGGGGGCATATGAGCATCGAGGCAAGCAGGGAGTTCGTCCAACGCCTTCGGTACGCCGCGTACATCTGCTTTGCGCCTCCACGATTGCCGGATAGGTGACATGCAGATTTCAGACAGGGGCAGCGCTGTGAGATCTGGTTATAAAGCGTGGTCTACGCTGTACTCGTATGAGCGCCAGAGCATTCAAGCACTATGGAGCACACTGTTGATTGAAATGGTAAATGCCGTGGGAAATCCCCAGGAGTTATTCATCCGCCTGCTGTATCGCACCTTGAGTCACGTTCTTCATGGTGTTTGCTTGTGCATATTCCACACTTGCCCCCACTTGTTCACCGCGCTCTAGATTCCACACCTGCAAGTGCGTTGGGAACCAGTTCATGCCTCTCTATTAAGCCGCCATTTTTCTCCTCATTCGGGCATTCGTGGGAGGCGTCTCTGTGTCTTCACGTTCCTGCGTCTATCTTGGGTGGCGCGGTTGACAGTAAGTCGTGAGGTTCGAAGGTTAAGCTATTCCGGGGCAACACAGGGAGCACACTAGACTGACAGCGGAACAGCGATGTCGTGGACATCGTCCTTCGTTCACAGGGTGTACGTTACGTCATCTTTCGCTGGGTCATTTCCCTAGCCCTGGCGTCCCGTTGGTCTCCTTTATTCTCAGTTCTTGTTTCCAGCGACTTTCTGAAGTTCCGTATCCAACGATAACGTGCCTGCACGGCGTCGTTTTCGGAGGGGGTCTTGAGCTGGCTCTCGCGACGGATTTCCGCGTGGCGTCAgtgcgtcctcctccgtcgaCGATCCCCCAGAGGGACTTTTTTGCGTGGGACTCTGCCGACGTGGCTGCATCGTCGTCCCACAAGAAGGCGCTCAGGTCGTCTCGATCCTTGCAGGGCGTCTCCGCTATATCCTCAGCGGATAATCGTCGCCAACATGCGCACAAGGGCGCCCCGCGCAAAGCACTTGAGCAGCCGAAAAGACCTTCGCTTTCCGGCAGTTCCAGCACCTTGACAGCGCATCTTCCCTCAAAGGGTTCCGGGGCGACGAACGACGACTCCCAAGAAATCCGTGCGGCGGAAAACGCGGGGAccgccggctgcagccgTCCGGGAAaaacagaggcagacgacgaagcgTCGAACGGGGAACCGAGGCACAGCCTACCCATGAAGCAGAGCGCCGCTCGAAACAAAATCGCCACTAAGCGGCAGGTCTGTTCGTGGTATTCATCTCTGGAACTGTGCCTTCCGGAGGTTTCGCTGGGCATTGTGCCCGGTGCGGGTGGCACCCAGCGACTCTGGCGTGTGGTGGGGCCGCAGAAAGCAAAGCTTTTGCTTTTGACTGGCGGCAGCGTCGGCCCGAAGCAGGCTGTGCAGTGGGGGTTGGTGGATGTGATGGCGGGTTACAACGAAGACGAAGTCTGCCGCGTGTGGCGCTTTACTCAGGGACAAAGACGCTACAAAGCAGGAGATGACTACTACTCTCGCGGGGAGAATATGGACCGTGAGAAGCGGATTGCGCAGCAAATTGTGCTTGAGGCGCGAAGACACCGCCTAACGCAGCGAGAAGGGGGAAAAACCGTGGGCGAAAGTTGCAGTttcgcagacgcggagcgcgACCATACAGCGACAAATGATCTCTCTTTAGCTGGTGGCGACGTGCGGGAACAGGAGGAACTCAAGGCAAACCGGAGAACTCGCCATGCATTCGAAACCGAAATACCAGAAGCCGAGTGggaaagcgaagacgcgtTCCGCGCCGGCATCCGGCTAGCTTGCCGCCTCGCGGATATGGCACCCCTCTCTGTCAGAGTCACGAAACGCAGCGCCGATTCTGCGGTGGAAGTGCCGCTGAAAACAGGACTCGATATCGAGAAAAAAGCATACGACACAGTTCTGGCAAGCAAGGACCGGCAAGAGGGGCTCCAAGCCTTCAAAGAGAAACGCAAGCCCTACTTCAAAGGACAGTAGCTCGTGAGAAAGGCACGACGCCACAGCCGGTCTCCACCTGTACCCTCCGTAGCGTCTTTACTTGCTCCGCAGAGGCACTCAGGTTTATGTCGTCAGCACATGCGTGGGCTTCTCGTCGCGAAGCCAATCCATATTCACTCAGATATGCTACCTTCATATAATAAATAGGTCAAATAAAATGAGGGAAGACCAAGCCTAGTTACCACGCGCTTCGGAGCACGGTGGTCTCGTACGAATACAAAGAAAATGCAGTGAGTATCTTCCTTTATGCAAGTTCGACTGGTTGTCGGGCTCCAGATCGACGTGCGACACGATCCGAATCTCCTCGGTAGAGGGAGTTCCTCTATGATCCACGCATGGTTTTAGTTTAGCTCCGTGGGAGCGGAAAAGCtcagcgcgcgggcgggtGGTTTTGGCTGTCGAGTCGTGGCAGTGTGAGCCTGCCTCCTTTACTCTATTGGACGTTTTGGTGTCGAGTTTCGTTTTCCGCTGTTATATCGTGGTTTTAAATCCTCGCACTGGCTGCATCTTCCTAAGTCTGTGAGTGACAGTTACTTACATAAACGCTTGGCTATCTTCGCGATTCACGATTCCGTCGTCAAACACGCTTCGTCTGTATAGGACGGCAACTGCACAGCCTTATGCCTTAACAGGGACAGACGCCGTTCCCATGAAGCGCACCCGCCTCCCActatatgcgtatatatatatatatctatatggATAGTCACAGACGCATGTACGTGCTACTAGTAATTGATGAATGCGTGTAGAGCATGTTCACGTATTGTCGCGAAGTcgaaagagagacacacagaagTGCGTATTATGGATCTTGGAAGCAGGTGAAATACGTGTGGCGCTTACGCCTGCAAACTTAGCTTCTACAGTCGCAACTTTCCCTagagcctgcggcggcgcgttaCGCAGCGTCtgacgcctcgcgctccgGACAGTGTCGGAGTTGACGTATTTCTTCTCATTTTCACCTCCGCCGATTGCTTTTCGCCGGCAAATTCCCGAAAacctggggggggggggggcggcacgGAGTGCAGCACGCGGATCCGCTCGAAGGGTGCGTATCGGCCAGCGGGAGCACCTCTCTTTGAACCGGAAAAAAAGCATTCACCCTCAGGTCTTACAGGCGATTCCCGACTCATCAAGGGCACtgtgtataaatatataactatatatataggaGTATACGGATGTATAGATTGAGCACTATCTACCTTGTTTCCACGCACATGGCGGGACGCAGTCTCAACCGCATAAGGAACGTAAATAGCTATCCTGCGAAGACAGAAGCGATTCTAGTTTGTCGACGCGAACCGCACAACCCCCGCTCAGAGAGACAGCAAACCGATTTTGTCTTCGTCTAGAACTCGACTTTGACCTTGTACAGGCACACGCTCAGTAaatctacatatatatgtctagATACATGCATAGGAGTTACACGTGTGTGATCACTACTCACACACGTGTCAGCATGTGCACACAGctcatatatatgtatggaCGCCCGAGTAGGTGAACGCAGGGCTGTACTTGATAAAGTCACTTCTTCGAAGGTTTCAGCTTGTTACAAGAGTGCCAGAATCGCTCCGCTTAAGGCATCCAGCGCCAAATTCGTTTTCTCGTGGGCGGCTGTCGTCTCGAGGGCGTGgagcgcgcgccgagccAGGAGTCGCTCGGCGAGACTCAAGCTCCACAGAGTCACTttgaggcgcagcagaaccCACCATCTCTGAAAACACAACAAACATcgggggcgggcgacggccCCACACAGAACCAAGCTCGGCGCGGGCAGCCTTCGCGAGGCGCTCTCTCAagaggccgctgcgaagTAGCAGttttaaaaaaaaaaaaaacagcaaCCCGCACGCGTCCTGCTCCAATATAACGTGATCCTGAGCGAAGTCGCAAAGAAGGACAGCTTttttcggcgtctcgcgcttaCCCAAAACACCGACGCGTTTTGATTCCGGCGGAGCTTGCACTCTGTCGCCAGGAgcagcgacgcatgcgccacgGGAACCAGAGCCAGGCGCTCGTCTAAGCCGAGTTTCGTTTGAatcgcgcgcagctgaagagaaaaacgacaTGCCCATAAGAACGTTTCCTGGAGCGCACGAGTCTAGGCACAAATACATTTGCGACGCCCGTCGGAATAAACCCAAGCCTAAAAAATATGACAGGGAAGGAGTATGGGTCACCACTGAGCGCGTAGTAAGGATGAGATGCACGCGAGTGAGCCACCCTCGATGCACACGTGCGtccacacatgcatatatatgcacacataCAAGTGGGCAAATAGGTCCCTCTAAACGTGCATGTGCGGACAGCAGCACCATACTCGAGCTAAATCGGGTACGCGTTCGAACCCGAGCCGACGAACCACTTATTTAAcagccctccgcgtcgcagaCAAATCACCTGATGCGGGGAGCCATTTTTGCACTTCACTCGAAAAACGACACAGTGGCATTCTTGCGCCCACTCAGAAGATACTCGTCTTTCGCGTCTAGAGGTTGAGGGGGAGCATCGCCCGCCTCTCGTCCCTGTATGATCGCCTTTTTTGCATGGATGTGTCGCTCGGAttccgccttcctccctcaCACACACTCACTCTTCTGTCCGCTTTCGTGTTCACTACCCAAATCCCGACTTAGCGGATCTTACAAGGTCGTTCGTCTTTATCAGCAGCACGAACTCACGAGGCACCAACTGCAGCACCTCCGTGATGCGAGTGAAATACTCAGGAAAACTCGCTCGCAGCATCGCATCCTCCCTGCAAAAACAAGGCACGCACCCGGAAAAAGTACGGAGACGTCACATTGCATCGATAGAACCGcacatccatatatatgcatatttatgtagatatatatacatgtggGCATCCATATTTGTCCAGAGAACTCGCTATCTAGCGTCTTACTGTGCAGGCCACGGACCGCCATATGCGCAGGCACCGCGGTACTGGTTGCTGTTGCGGagatatataaatatatatatatatatatatatatagggcTTATTAGAGAGGCGATTTCACTGTCCGCGTCGCACATTCGTATGACAAACGATACGCGACGCACACGGCGCTCTGGAGCGTTTCTGTAAACTCTGCTCCGTGCGCACACATGCGCGGAACTGCGAGGCGAACTTCCTCactctcgctctgcagcaCGCGCTTTCCACACGAGTCCCCAACGAACCAGAAAAACTCGGCGGGCAACAGCcacaaagagagaaaactCAGAAAAAAACGCCAGTGGACTTACTCGACCGATTTCCTCGAGCGCGTGATGCCGCCCTCCAGGCTGCATACAAAACCCAGGCCGCGCACATTTGGCTGATGGGAATTCTATCAGGCACGTGCACGCGGGACCCGCGAAAACAAACCCCCcaatatatacacacatactTGGCACAGACTCTGCATCACTCCAGTCTAAGGACACATACGCCGACGCACGCAGCCACACAGATGATTATGTGTATACAGAGAAAAATTGATAGGTACAGATCTGCAGGTAGACAGCTGACAATAGATAGACAGGTGGATGGATAGATACATAGGATAGAGAGATACAGGGGGAAAATGGTATGAATTGAGGGTCGGCACGATACATATGGTAACTCATTTGTAACGAGGCTCGAATGCGGTGaagcctctgtctctgcgttgcTGTGGTCACTTCAGGTCGACGTTGCAGCTCAACTGCGCACCAGAGGCCACTCCCGGAGCTCTGTAGGCGCCGTGTGATTCGCTGCGAGTGGGGAGGAGACACTTCGTCTCCGCACGTGCATGCCGAGGAATTTTCGAAACACATGCGTATCTCTTTTCACGTAGGAAAGGCACAATCTGTTTCTACGGTCGGCGTGCGCCCTCAGAAATCCGACTGCAGGGGTCACCGTCGCTGCAccggcgctccgcgccctctgccggcgcgcgggtcgTCGAGCATGCAGACATCTGTAGATCGCTAAACATGCGTCTCAGCATAGACCACCCCATAAGGCCTGCTGCAAGATCCTCACCTGCTTTCAGACCTGAGAGTGAGGATTATCTGCAGCAGACCGGCGAGCTCCTCCacgccgaagaagcggcaggaggccgcagtctcggcgcggtcgccccgCAGTACCCCGAGCCAAAGCTGCGCGTAGTTCTCGCGAAACGCCGGCGAAAGTTGGCAGTACAGCCCGTGATCAAGAATGTAAACCGCGAGTGTAGGGCACCCTCTtcgcgaggccctcgctccgcgcccggcgtctgcggccgggacggtcgccagcggcgcagtcgccaccgccgcagccgacgccgcgcccgatgccggcgccgaggcgggagagggagagacaacCACCGGCGCAGAggtggcggcggacgcgttcTCTGGCTTGAAGGCGTCTctcagaggcgccgcggggagcTCGCCGGGCGCGGCTTCCCGCTCGAGGTGAATCAGGACGTTGCCGGGGTGAGGGTCGGCGTGGACAAATCCttcgcggaagacgaggatcTCGTAGAGCTGATTCAGCGCCCGCGACACCGCCAGGGGATGGATGCCTgagccgcggagaaaaagagatAAACGGACACGATTCGTTTCAGAGGAGGGGGaagcttcagcagcagcgcatcaCGAAGGCAGAGTCGCGTTTGATGTGCGCAGTTACCGCGTAGAGGCCTAGATCTCCACCTCGCCTGCGGTGGCGGCGTGGGTTTCGAAGCGCTATTGCAGTCGTGGAGCATGTTGTCTCTGTCTTCCTTTGTTTTCCCAGCATACGGGTGCAGCCACGGCGACTGCCGCCGAGCTCGCGGCAACGCCAGGAGGCCCGCGCGtgggaggagaagagagacgatCTCTGCGAGTGCGGCCCCGCGCACTGGACGtgtccgcgcctcgctgaccGGCACTCTCAGCGTCGCGTGTTGTTTGATAATACAACGCTTTCGTTTGATTGAAGTTGATTCTTGAAGAGGCGTACGCTTTACCTTGCTTGGTGATTCCTGCGAGGTCGTCAGCTGGGACGCCAGGGGCGCGCTCCATGATCAGCACGCGCGAAGTGGAGAGCTCGCGGTGAACGGCGGGCACGCGAAGCTGAATTTCGTACTCGTGGAAGACTGCTGGGGAGACCTCGTGATTCACGGTgttctcttcgcctgcggagaggTGAGGCTCCTGTCGGCCTGGCTCCCGATCGCGCttgagaggcgaggcgcctgacGACGGTGGCGTCTCTGAGGCTGACCTTTCcgggggaggcgacgacgacggagaggcgctcgcaggccgccgccagcgcaaCCAGAAAGAGTCAAAAAAGTGAAAcagggagagcgaagagacgaaAAAGTTGTACGTCACAGACGATGGGAGATCGTAGGAGAGAGATGCGTGACGACTCAGCAGCGAACTCAGCTTCTCggcgttcgccgcctccttcaaGAAATCAACTTCCTCCGGCAAGTTCTTCTCGACCAGCTCCGCGAGCCACTTCAATCTATACAAGgcgcacacatgcatgccGATCAACGAGGAATCACGCACAACGCGAGAGCTTTCcaggaaaaaaaagaagccTAAACAGTTATCTAGATTTACACTACAAACTACATCGCAAAATTTAGGTGAGAGTAAAGAACCGAAAACATGCCTCCAACACCCCACCAAAGCCCCTCGACGTAAACAGGCGGCGACACGCGTTTCACATCTTCGTCAACAAGTTGAGAATGGCctgtcctcctctccccgaCTCGAACATGTTCCGCTAAACCCTAAATGGAGAGCTTGACATGGCTAAATGGAGAGCTTGACATGGCGTTCATCAGCTTCATTCACAAGGCCCAACTTGGCCGCGTGCCGCGTCCATGTCCGGCAAGCAGGAActtccccccctcgccgaccccctccccccgtcTTCCGCAACGTGTGCAGCCGCCTCGGTCATTCCCTGTTGCTGTCAAgcttttcctcttttccgtTCTGCCTTTCTGCCGCCcccgcttctccgcgtctcgtTTTCGTTCCCGGCCTTGCGATCTCTTCGCGCCATCTGCGATGGATACATGTATCTTGGAGTGTCTATCAGCGGCTACATGTCAAGCAGACACGCAAAGTTGGCGTCCTCTCTCACTTCACTTGAGGAAAGACGCGCTCGGCGACCCCTTCGAGGATCTGCACCGCCAGCGTGTCGAcccgcgcgagctccgcgactTCGCGGTGCTGTACCTTCACAGCCACGGGTCtgccgtcgcggaggcgcgcaaaGTGAACCTGTGCAAgcgaagctgaagaagccgcgcgaaaCCAGACAACACACAGAAGAacgggcgtcgcggcagaCTCGAGGGAGGGAATATACCAACGAGCCCTCCAGAGGCCTTCTCAGGGCCACAGGGACACACAGCAGTCGCGCGAAACTGCAAAACGAGGCTCACGCCCGCAGCTAGCTCACaccaggagggcgaggacagTCGCCCCAATCCTCAACGTGAGACGGTTCGATATATGCACGTAGACACTGCGGCTACACTCTGGCTCTCTTCGCTGAGGCGTCCAAGAAGCCAACAAACGCCTCCAACTGGCTACCCCTTTTTCTCGCAGAAAAAGACGGCCAAAGAAAGACTCTCGCCTTTCGGCGCACCTGCTCCCACGGGCTGCGGGTCGAACTCTGAGAAAACCTCGCTGAGGTCTCGAACGCCGAGCTCCTTCCTCAAAACTGCAAACACGTCTTCCGGCGAAGACGTCGGAGCCCCTGCCTGCAAGCACGGAAAGAAAGCGCCACATCAGAAGGCTCGCGCGGTGCTTGATTCGCGTAGAACCAAGTCGCCGCCAGCCGTAACACCCCAACCCTAAACACTAAACAACAAataaaaccctaaaccctgaacGCGGCCAGCGAGTACTACGAAGCAATTCCACAGGAAGACATCGAATAAGGTCCACGGCAGAGACAAGtcgagcgagacggcgagaaaTGGAAACTAGatggagaagcgccgcgcaaACCCCGGGTCTCACCCCCCTGTCGAGAAGGAACGAACGATTGAGCGAACAACTCGACAAAATGCACGCCAGATCGGAAGCGTGCGCCAGCATGCAAAAAGGAAAGACACGTGGTGCTAATGAGGCCTCTAGATTCAGATTAGGTGAGCATGACGCCAGTCGACAAGCAGAGTCGCGAAAaagcgaggctgcagcgaaCACCAGTGGGATCAGCGGAAAGCTCACGCTGTGTGAACCCTGAACCCTAGAGCCAAGATGTCACCACCGGAAAAGGCGGACATTGCGGAAAACCGGAGAATACAaagaacgaagaagacacaTCTGACCTGCAGGACGGCGAGAGTCTCGGTGTAGGCAGGGGGAAGGAGGTAAGACATCGCCGCCACATGCTGTCCGAGTTTGACGTACACGCCGCGGTTCGCctcagcgaggcggagaagcctctgcgcggagCGCGCATGGCACCCAGACatgtcgctgccgcctggaTTTTTTTTTAAAGCAGAAAAACACGCAAAAAAATAGGATGAGTCGCTGAAAGAGACAATCATAACACTTATAAAGAAAAGAGGCGAAGACACGGTAAACCAACAACGCAGCCATGAACAGaagccgtcgccttcgcgtttCGGATTTaggcgtcgcggagaaaAAAGCAGGCGAGCCTGGTACCCGCGACAGAGCGCCAGGggcgggagaggaagacgcagacgcgcagacgacgatCTCTCCCCCTGCCCTGACCTTGCGCACCGCCGCACGCTAGTCTCTCTCCAGTCAGCCTTTCTGCTCACCCCAGAGCTTGTAGTCCACGCAGATGCCTGCGAGACAcccgcccgcgcggaggcagcgaacgACTGTGAactgccgcgcctcgtcgggagcgaggcggcagacggcgaagaaaccaagaagcgaaaagacgccgcagaggaggagtcCGCGACCCACTCCGACAGCAGAGGAGCCGAGCAGAGAGGTCCCAACCGCGTGAGAGtcgcgagggagaagggcaaccctcgcagaggagaagaagacctTGCAGAAGCGCACCGCGCAGGGAGCCATCGACTGGTGCTGTAGCGGCACCCGAGCTTCCCTCGcaagaaaaagcagagaaCGCGAAGCCGGGGCGGGTTTGGGGAGCGCCAAgctccgcgaaggcgcgcggaggcagcgagggcaCGCTGGCGGAGCGACGTgagacgagagcgagaaagTCCCCCAAGACGACCGAGGCACCAGCAGgtgcgaggaagaggcggaaaCATCAGGTGAGAGGGAACACAAGGGAGACTCTGTCGAAATGCGCAAGGCAGATGAAGGTGCGAGGCGCTCGgtccgccgcagaagcgcgagcAGGGCGCCGTGGCTTCTGCATCCTCTCATCGTGGGCGCAGTGAACAGAACAAGCCGCTTTCTCCGCTCCTCGACACTCCGACGCGCCTTCTTTCGTGCGAAATCTCAACCATCGAGACTGGATCTAGAACGCGGGAACGTCTGGCTCCCTTCCCCTCCGTCGCATCGCAAATGGACCCCAGAGCTCAAAAATAATGGTCAATCCAGATCGCAGGATCCAGCGAGCCGTGTGTCTATACCCTCAGCGCCCTGGACTCGCGCATGCGTtgcagcggcgagcctgTGCGTGCTGTATCGCGCTCTGAGAAAATTTGCCTGACGCAAAATCTCGACGCGAGGCACAAGAAAGAACGCCAGTGCGTTACTGTGGAAGAATCTCGATCCGTGCGGCGATGTGCAAAAGGTTTTTCGAGTCC is a window encoding:
- a CDS encoding enoyl-CoA hydratase/isomerase family protein (encoded by transcript BESB_014050) — protein: MRAGIAAASRFSSRFSMPEEETRPAQEARCLPFNSVLRSPELCQLQLANQRSGGLLPCLGEFAIARWASAPKCSFSAESSVSSATNVSATSPPQFVPKPRHVSLAPDHKYMKADLICGGLFAVITLNRPEAKNALNQQALEEFERCLNLVDAHAENEPDFRALLIRSGVAGVFCAGADLKERGHMSIEASREFVQRLRSCFQRLSEVPYPTITCLHGVVFGGGLELALATDFRVASVRPPPSTIPQRDFFAWDSADVAASSSHKKALRSSRSLQGVSAISSADNRRQHAHKGAPRKALEQPKRPSLSGSSSTLTAHLPSKGSGATNDDSQEIRAAENAGTAGCSRPGKTEADDEASNGEPRHSLPMKQSAARNKIATKRQVCSWYSSLELCLPEVSLGIVPGAGGTQRLWRVVGPQKAKLLLLTGGSVGPKQAVQWGLVDVMAGYNEDEVCRVWRFTQGQRRYKAGDDYYSRGENMDREKRIAQQIVLEARRHRLTQREGGKTVGESCSFADAERDHTATNDLSLAGGDVREQEELKANRRTRHAFETEIPEAEWESEDAFRAGIRLACRLADMAPLSVRVTKRSADSAVEVPLKTGLDIEKKAYDTVLASKDRQEGLQAFKEKRKPYFKGQ
- a CDS encoding hypothetical protein (encoded by transcript BESB_014060) translates to MRGCRSHGALLALLRRTERLAPSSALRISTESPLCSLSPDVSASSSHLLVPRSSWGTFSLSSHVAPPACPRCLRAPSRSLALPKPAPASRSLLFLAREARVPLQHQSMAPCAVRFCKVFFSSARVALLPRDSHAVGTSLLGSSAVGVGRGLLLCGVFSLLGFFAVCRLAPDEARQFTVVRCLRAGGCLAGICVDYKLWGGSDMSGCHARSAQRLLRLAEANRGVYVKLGQHVAAMSYLLPPAYTETLAVLQAGAPTSSPEDVFAVLRKELGVRDLSEVFSEFDPQPVGAASLAQVHFARLRDGRPVAVKVQHREVAELARVDTLAVQILEGVAERVFPQVKLKWLAELVEKNLPEEVDFLKEAANAEKLSSLLSRHASLSYDLPSSVTYNFFVSSLSLFHFFDSFWLRWRRPASASPSSSPPPERSASETPPSSGASPLKRDREPGRQEPHLSAGEENTVNHEVSPAVFHEYEIQLRVPAVHRELSTSRVLIMERAPGVPADDLAGITKQGIHPLAVSRALNQLYEILVFREGFVHADPHPGNVLIHLEREAAPGELPAAPLRDAFKPENASAATSAPVVVSPSPASAPASGAASAAAVATAPLATVPAADAGRGARASRRGCPTLAVYILDHGLYCQLSPAFRENYAQLWLGVLRGDRAETAASCRFFGVEELAGLLQIILTLRSESSLEGGITRSRKSVEEDAMLRASFPEYFTRITEVLQLVPREFVLLIKTNDLLRAIQTKLGLDERLALVPVAHASLLLATECKLRRNQNASVFWRWWVLLRLKVTLWSLSLAERLLARRALHALETTAAHEKTNLALDALSGAILALL